In one Antennarius striatus isolate MH-2024 chromosome 15, ASM4005453v1, whole genome shotgun sequence genomic region, the following are encoded:
- the LOC137608911 gene encoding glutamine synthetase-like, translated as MAASVSSSSHLNKTVRQHYMSLPQRDKCLVTYIWIDGTGEGLRNKTRTLDREPKGIADIPEWNFDGSSTSQSDRKDSDLYLIPVCMFRDPFTLDPNKLVLCEVLTCDRKPAAKNHRASCNQVMEKVKDYDLWFGMEQEYTLLGLDGRPFSWPSNGYPEAQGPYYCAVGANKSYGRDIMECHYKACLYAGVKIYGTNAEVMPSQWEFQVGTCQGIEIGDHLWVARFLLHRVCEDFGVVASLDPKPMAGDWNGAGCHTNVSTNQMREDNGLDYITEAIDKLSKRHPEHIRLYDPHEGRDNIRRLTGQHETANINTFTHGVAHRGSSIRIPRETFDQKKGYFEDRRPSANCDPYSVIEVIATTCLLDSEVKQESK; from the exons ATGGCAGCATCCGTGTCATCAAGCTCCCACCTTAACAAGACTGTACGGCAACACTACATGAGCCTCCCACAACGGGACAAGTGTCTGGTCACCTACATTTGGATCGATGGCACTGGGGAGGGACTTCGCAACAAGACCCGAACCCTGGACCGAGAACCAAAAGGCATAGCTG ATATCCCTGAGTGGAACTTTGATGGCTCGAGCACGTCCCAGTCAGACAGAAAAGACAGTGACCTGTACCTTATCCCAGTCTGCATGTTCAGAGACCCATTCACCCTTGACCCCAACAAACTGGTTCTCTGTGAGGTCCTCACATGTGACCGTAAACCTGCAG CAAAAAATCATCGAGCGAGCTGCAACCAAGTAATGGAGAAGGTTAAAGACTACGACCTGTGGTTTGGCATGGAGCAGGAATACACACTCCTGGGACTGGATGGACGTCCCTTCAGTTGGCCCTCAAACGGATACCCAGAAGCTCAAG GACCTTATTACTGTGCGGTGGGGGCAAATAAGTCTTATGGACGGGACATTATGGAATGCCACTACAAGGCCTGCCTCTATGCAGGGGTTAAAATCTATGGTACCAATGCTGAAGTAATGCCATCTCAG TGGGAGTTTCAGGTAGGAACGTGTCAGGGCATTGAAATAGGGGATCACCTGTGGGTCGCACGCTTCCTGCTTCATCGTGTTTGTGAAGACTTTGGGGTTGTTGCATCGCTGGACCCCAAACCGATGGCAGGAGATTGGAATGGAGCCGGTTGCCATACAAACGTCAGCACCAATCAGATGAGGGAAGACAATGGCCTGGA CTACATCACCGAGGCCATCGACAAGCTGAGCAAAAGACACCCCGAGCACATCCGTTTGTACGATCCACATGAGGGGAGAGACAACATCAGGCGTCTCACAGGTCAACACGAAACAGCCAACATCAACACCTTCACGCACGGAGTCGCCCACCGAGGTTCCAGCATCCGTATCCCTCGTGAGACGTTTGATCAGAAGAAAGGCTACTTTGAGGACCGCCGTCCTTCAGCAAACTGTGACCCATATTCAGTCATTGAGGTCATTGCAACGACCTGCCTGCTTGACTCTGAGGTCAAACAGGAGAGCAAGTAG